A part of Arachis hypogaea cultivar Tifrunner chromosome 12, arahy.Tifrunner.gnm2.J5K5, whole genome shotgun sequence genomic DNA contains:
- the LOC112728463 gene encoding probable LRR receptor-like serine/threonine-protein kinase RKF3, with the protein MTILPLFLFFFFLPLPSLSQQPPPPPPPSSSSCPLNFTILYTLTGTGNTPTSYSAASGTTVTNTKCQFIRQSFRLLQSDLLRRTDNFMPPLSASVSCWSNFQSYINSFDPTFHIQSSCGFSNASISQGCVNITTRQRFESLVSSSVLQNVDTSCNQSLENNSPCALCTTSLSSLPASGKYLGNLSDCTSLPSVYAAAFSNAFGPSDPGTAKCLFSLDFTPFGDSNNKKNKKKIVVSVVVTFISVSGLVFVALGLWKLNEKLSGKNVSVAEMGLVSSSSVMCLDYSSMDQSTTLIRFSIEDIKKATKNFSRDNIIGRGGYGNVYKGLLNDGTEVALKRFKNCSAAGDSSFKHEVEVIASVRHVNLVALRGYCSATTNLEGYQRIIVCDLMKNGSLHDHLFGGGSSSIGLNNKLSWPIRQKIALGTARGIAYLHYGAQPSIIHRDIKASNILLDEKFEAKVADFGLAKFNPEGMTHMSTRVAGTMGYVAPEYALYGQLTERSDVFSFGVVLLELLSGKKALSMSNDGQPSALTDWAWSMVRSNKALDVIEDGMPELGSPKILEKYVLIGVLCSHPQLYARPTMDQVVKMMETDQDVEDNEENMVPAIPDRPIPLVAGRLDIERSASSSGGGGGSGGLSSPTGYQAYTIGSDKHSSNNSKEDGSSSSKILSIEE; encoded by the coding sequence ATGACCATTTTAcccctcttccttttcttcttctttctcccacTACCATCCCTCTCCCAAcaaccgccaccaccaccaccaccctcatcatcatcatgcccTCTTAACTTCACCATCCTCTACACCCTCACCGGCACCGGAAACACCCCAACCTCTTACTCCGCCGCCTCCGGAACCACGGTCACAAACACCAAGTGCCAGTTCATCCGCCAATCCTTCCGCCTCCTCCAGTCCGACCTCCTCCGCCGCACCGACAACTTCATGCCACCCCTCTCCGCCTCCGTCTCGTGCTGGTCCAACTTCCAATCCTACATCAACTCCTTCGACCCCACCTTCCATATTCAATCCTCATGCGGATTCTCCAACGCTTCAATTTCCCAAGGTTGCGTCAACATCACCACAAGGCAACGCTTTGAATCGTTGGTATCCTCTTCCGTGCTTCAAAATGTGGATACTAGTTGTAACCAGTCCCTTGAGAATAACTCGCCATGCGCACTCTGCACTACAAGCTTGTCTTCTTTACCAGCTTCTGGTAAATATCTTGGGAACCTCAGTGATTGCACTTCTCTGCCTTCTGTTTATGCTGCTGCTTTTAGCAACGCTTTTGGCCCTTCTGACCCTGGCACTGCAAAGTGCTTGTTCTCCCTTGATTTCACGCCTTTCGGCGATTCTAAcaacaagaagaacaagaagaagattgTTGTTTCTGTCGTTGTCACCTTTATTTCTGTTTCGGGTTTGGTTTTCGTGGCTTTGGGATTGTGGAAGTTGAATGAAAAGTTGAGTGGTAAAAATGTTAGTGTTGCTGAAATGGGTTTGGTTTCTTCTTCAAGTGTTATGTGTTTGGATTATTCTTCTATGGATCAGAGCACTACTTTGATAAGATTCAGTATTGAGGATATTAAGAAAGCTACTAAGAATTTCTCAAGAGATAACATAATTGGAAGAGGAGGTTATGGCAACGTTTACAAAGGGTTGCTAAATGATGGAACTGAGGTTGCATTGAAGAGGTTCAAGAACTGTTCTGCTGCTGGTGATTCCAGCTTCAAGCATGAGGTTGAGGTTATTGCAAGTGTTAGACATGTGAATCTTGTTGCATTAAGAGGATATTGCAGTGCCACAACAAATTTAGAAGGGTACCAAAGAATCATTGTTTGTGATTTAATGAAAAATGGTAGCCTTCATGACCATTTATTTGGCGGCGGTTCTTCTTCAATTGGGCTTAATAATAAGCTTAGTTGGCCAATTAGGCAAAAGATTGCACTAGGAACTGCTAGAGGAATTGCTTATTTGCATTATGGTGCTCAACCTTCCATAATTCATAGAGATATCAAAGCAAGTAACATTCTTTTAGACGAAAAATTCGAGGCTAAGGTAGCCGATTTCGGTCTTGCAAAGTTTAATCCTGAAGGTATGACACATATGAGCACAAGGGTAGCAGGAACAATGGGTTATGTGGCTCCGGAATATGCTTTGTATGGTCAATTAACAGAGAGAAGTGATGTTTTCAGCTTTGGTGTTGTGCTTCTTGAGCTTCTAAGTGGAAAAAAAGCACTTTCAATGAGCAATGACGGTCAACCTTCTGCGTTGACCGATTGGGCATGGTCAATGGTTAGATCAAACAAGGCCTTAGATGTGATTGAAGATGGAATGCCTGAACTTGGGTCACCCAAGATTCTTGAGAAATATGTTTTGATTGGTGTGCTCTGTTCTCATCCTCAATTGTATGCTAGGCCTACTATGGATCAAGTTGTTAAGATGATGGAAACGGATCAAGATGTTGAAGATAATGAGGAGAACATGGTGCCGGCTATACCGGATCGGCCGATCCCTCTGGTGGCCGGAAGGCTTGATATCGAGAGATCGGCCAGTAGTAGTGGCGGCGGCGGCGGCTCTGGTGGACTATCTAGTCCTACAGGGTACCAAGCTTATACAATTGGAAGTGATAAGCATTCTTCTAATAACTCTAAGGAAGATGGAAGTTCAAGCTCCAAGATTTTGAGTATAGAAGAATGA